A window of Bradyrhizobium sp. AZCC 1610 contains these coding sequences:
- a CDS encoding glycosyltransferase, which produces MTIYVDNTHLGRHVTGLERITLELFSEAALAPLDVVPVKAQGLRQMLTTQTLGLPMRLAASSSILLCPGFPPSPLLRPFASRVLPYIHDDFLITRRAELNMRARLYMAGPFMLALRHYPRFLANSGDTRRKLAAHCRPDAEVTLYRPSVRNVFSLDLDARTERSAQPKPLRLIALGTVEPRKNFRAAAKILDALRMHGFPEATLDIVGRPGWGDDWQALESQPGVTLHGYQSADRVNQLLDAADLFICTSHDEGLGLPLLEAQYAGLPIIAPDAAIFREVLGESGIHVDTADPASAAARIAAALSNEDWRARYVAMAVRNLARWNDLARGDREAVISLIARLAA; this is translated from the coding sequence ATGACCATCTATGTCGACAACACCCATCTCGGACGTCACGTAACCGGTCTTGAGCGCATCACGCTGGAGCTATTCTCCGAGGCCGCGCTTGCGCCGCTCGATGTCGTGCCGGTGAAGGCGCAAGGTCTTCGCCAGATGCTGACGACGCAGACGCTGGGACTGCCGATGCGGCTTGCCGCTTCGTCCTCCATCCTGCTGTGTCCCGGCTTTCCGCCCAGCCCACTGCTGCGGCCGTTCGCATCGCGGGTGCTGCCCTATATCCACGATGATTTCCTGATCACGCGGCGCGCCGAGCTCAACATGCGGGCCCGACTTTACATGGCCGGACCCTTCATGCTCGCGTTGCGCCACTACCCGCGCTTTCTGGCAAATTCCGGCGATACCAGGCGCAAACTTGCCGCACATTGCCGGCCCGATGCCGAGGTGACACTCTATCGGCCTTCGGTCCGCAACGTGTTTAGCCTGGATCTCGACGCGCGCACCGAACGGAGCGCACAGCCCAAGCCACTTCGGCTGATCGCGCTCGGCACGGTGGAACCGCGCAAGAATTTCAGAGCGGCGGCAAAAATCCTCGACGCGTTGCGCATGCACGGATTTCCGGAAGCGACGCTGGACATCGTCGGTAGACCAGGATGGGGCGACGACTGGCAAGCGTTGGAGAGCCAGCCGGGCGTTACGCTGCACGGATATCAGTCCGCCGACCGGGTCAATCAGTTGCTTGACGCCGCCGACCTCTTCATCTGCACCTCCCATGACGAAGGCCTGGGATTGCCGCTGCTGGAGGCGCAATACGCCGGCCTTCCGATCATCGCCCCGGATGCCGCCATTTTCCGCGAGGTGCTCGGCGAGTCCGGCATCCACGTCGATACCGCCGATCCCGCGTCTGCGGCCGCGCGGATCGCGGCTGCCCTGTCGAACGAGGACTGGCGCGCCCGGTACGTGGCGATGGCGGTGCGGAATCTGGCGCGCTGGAACGATCTGGCGCGCGGCGACCGCGAAGCGGTTATCAGCCTGATCGCCCGTCTCGCCGCCTGA
- a CDS encoding metallophosphoesterase family protein translates to MSAAPSRSVNASAPTDTRIYAVGDIHGRADLLSEITARIDDDIRRRPIAHTVEVYLGDYIDRGPHSRTVIDLLAVRLVANRAVCLRGNHEAVMEGFLQDPAILQYWLPLGGMQTLASYGIELHDETETASDLRLRFLDAFPRAHELFMQCLHNQFSCGDFLFVHAGIRPEIPIAQQDVNDLIWIRNEFLDSTRSHERFVVHGHTPVPHPEIRPNRINIDTCAWRTGTLTCIAIEGSTILFL, encoded by the coding sequence ATGTCCGCGGCACCTTCGCGCTCCGTTAACGCTTCGGCGCCGACCGATACGCGCATCTATGCGGTCGGTGACATCCACGGCCGGGCCGACCTGTTGAGCGAGATCACCGCGCGCATCGACGACGACATCCGACGCAGGCCGATCGCACATACGGTCGAAGTCTATCTCGGCGACTACATCGATCGCGGACCGCACTCCAGGACGGTGATCGATTTGCTCGCAGTCCGGCTCGTTGCCAATCGCGCGGTGTGTCTGCGCGGCAACCACGAAGCTGTGATGGAAGGGTTCCTTCAGGACCCCGCCATCCTGCAGTACTGGCTGCCATTGGGCGGCATGCAGACGCTGGCATCTTATGGCATCGAGCTGCACGACGAGACCGAGACGGCCTCTGACCTGCGTCTCCGCTTTCTCGACGCGTTTCCGCGTGCACACGAACTGTTCATGCAGTGTTTGCACAATCAGTTCAGCTGCGGCGATTTCTTGTTCGTGCACGCCGGCATTCGACCGGAAATCCCGATCGCGCAACAGGATGTTAACGATCTGATCTGGATTCGGAACGAGTTCCTCGACTCCACGCGGAGTCACGAACGATTCGTCGTGCACGGTCACACGCCGGTTCCGCATCCGGAGATTCGCCCCAACCGAATCAACATCGACACCTGTGCGTGGCGAACGGGAACGCTGACCTGCATCGCAATCGAAGGATCGACGATCCTGTTCTTGTGA
- a CDS encoding sugar transferase has protein sequence MASIVTANFDRNNVTPIRRERTEISVRPVEFAGGGTYGAYRRRRRSRRIARTEPSSSIAKRIFDIAAASGALLFFAPLLIAIAVAIKATSPGPVLFFQYRYGYRNRRFKIYKFRTMRNDAGDVRGVTQTVQGDARVTPVGRILRKTSLDEIPQLINVIKGDMSLVGPRPHVPGMLAADLPYEDLVPYYFQRHTARPGITGLAQVSGCRGSTAQSGPAISRIDYDLHYIERWSLRLDIMIIIRTIRKEFLSGSGF, from the coding sequence ATGGCCTCGATCGTGACAGCCAACTTCGATCGGAACAACGTCACGCCGATTCGGAGGGAGCGTACCGAGATATCGGTCCGTCCTGTCGAGTTTGCCGGCGGCGGTACGTATGGTGCGTATCGACGCCGCCGGCGTTCGCGCCGCATCGCGCGGACTGAACCGTCGTCATCGATTGCAAAGCGCATCTTCGATATCGCCGCGGCAAGCGGCGCATTGCTGTTTTTCGCACCTCTCCTGATCGCGATTGCGGTGGCGATAAAGGCGACGTCGCCGGGCCCGGTGCTGTTCTTTCAGTATCGCTACGGCTATCGAAACCGCCGCTTCAAGATCTACAAGTTCCGCACCATGCGCAACGATGCCGGCGATGTGCGCGGCGTAACGCAGACGGTGCAGGGCGACGCGCGCGTGACGCCTGTGGGGCGAATTCTGCGCAAGACCAGCCTCGACGAAATTCCGCAACTGATCAACGTGATCAAGGGCGACATGTCGCTGGTCGGGCCCCGGCCGCATGTGCCGGGAATGCTGGCGGCGGATCTGCCCTACGAAGACCTCGTGCCATACTATTTTCAACGTCATACGGCGCGGCCGGGCATTACCGGGCTCGCGCAGGTCAGCGGCTGCCGAGGAAGCACGGCCCAGTCCGGGCCGGCGATTTCGCGGATCGATTACGATCTCCACTACATCGAAAGATGGTCGCTGCGCTTGGACATCATGATCATCATCCGCACGATCCGCAAAGAGTTCCTGTCGGGAAGCGGATTCTGA
- a CDS encoding acyltransferase: MTTVVERIAANPTSLSVAQAPARSRDGVVDAMRGIAILMVIGIHSLPQPLDAIWAKSLDAALRPCVPVFLFVSGYLTALSGRVPLAKRLKAALIPYAIAFAAAYAYMALHNPAMDHRIGTMLARFALGYVFVYYYVFVYVCCTLGLWLVFAVGDARKPGADKRIALLLALSIGCGLLAGSYLDSAISRLGASDALLDEVRMRDIPFWFSFVALGALTAMFADLSDQGMRRALLGAMLAAYLIYAVVRILGLGDAATYDSIAFFLYAALFCIALFVIQPGSPLLGWIGSGSYFIYLWHIFVVMALRDHTSLRQLGGVASFAVCCGLTVLVSAAALLAVRQLASPRLCRWLGA; this comes from the coding sequence ATGACGACGGTCGTGGAGCGCATAGCGGCGAATCCGACATCCCTGAGCGTCGCGCAGGCGCCGGCCAGAAGCCGCGACGGCGTCGTCGACGCCATGCGCGGCATCGCCATCCTGATGGTGATCGGAATCCATTCGCTGCCGCAGCCGCTCGATGCCATCTGGGCAAAATCCCTCGACGCGGCGCTGCGGCCGTGCGTGCCGGTCTTCCTGTTCGTATCAGGATATCTGACGGCGCTTTCCGGCCGCGTGCCACTCGCGAAGCGGTTGAAGGCCGCTCTGATCCCCTACGCGATCGCGTTCGCCGCCGCCTATGCCTACATGGCCCTGCACAATCCGGCGATGGACCATCGCATCGGCACGATGCTTGCCCGGTTCGCTCTCGGATACGTCTTCGTCTACTATTACGTCTTCGTCTATGTCTGCTGCACGCTCGGTCTATGGCTCGTCTTTGCGGTTGGCGATGCCAGGAAGCCGGGCGCAGACAAGCGGATCGCTCTTCTCCTTGCGCTTTCGATCGGCTGCGGTCTGCTTGCCGGCAGTTATCTCGACTCGGCCATCTCCAGGCTGGGTGCCTCGGACGCATTGCTCGACGAAGTCCGCATGCGCGACATTCCGTTCTGGTTCTCGTTTGTCGCGCTCGGCGCGCTGACCGCGATGTTCGCAGATCTGAGCGATCAGGGCATGCGCCGCGCGCTGCTTGGCGCCATGCTGGCGGCCTACCTGATCTATGCCGTCGTGCGCATTCTCGGCCTTGGCGACGCCGCCACCTACGATTCGATCGCCTTCTTCCTCTATGCAGCCCTGTTCTGCATTGCACTGTTCGTCATCCAGCCGGGCTCGCCGCTGCTTGGATGGATCGGCTCGGGCAGCTATTTCATCTATCTCTGGCACATCTTCGTCGTCATGGCGCTGCGCGATCACACATCGCTGCGCCAGCTCGGCGGCGTTGCCAGCTTTGCCGTTTGCTGCGGCTTGACCGTCCTCGTCAGCGCCGCCGCGCTGCTGGCTGTCCGGCAACTGGCCTCCCCTCGACTCTGCCGCTGGCTGGGGGCCTGA
- a CDS encoding acyltransferase family protein, translating to MNDTSTTRHQDGLRIIAASAVVILHYSDYFKDVTIGRFMVAHTWHFNLFVDLFFVVSGFVIARQYFGRVNDAASIGRFLWRRLARIYPLHLATLAFYVALAGALHFGAARTDNPARYPLSDLPAQFLLLHAFIGERLTFNFPSWSLSAEMFCYLLFPLVALIAQRRKEAVIALVAITALANSVWAEAAATTPWADWINQGGGFRALPAFNLGMACYLFRDQIARWPAIPGALAASLAAFIVLGSLLPTMTALIAVYAIAMLAVQADCAGRETLLSRLRFDRWSPLTYSCYMLHIPVATVIITFGSRLLSLSPYERLVLAPVAIIVLAFASVVSLRTFETPLRRYLTEAYDRRAIRPAPSPAISRQEST from the coding sequence TTGAATGACACCAGCACCACAAGGCATCAGGACGGGTTGCGGATCATTGCGGCCAGCGCCGTGGTGATCCTTCACTACTCCGATTACTTCAAGGACGTGACGATCGGCCGCTTCATGGTCGCTCACACCTGGCACTTCAATCTGTTCGTCGATCTGTTCTTTGTGGTCTCCGGCTTTGTCATTGCCCGTCAATATTTCGGCCGCGTCAACGATGCCGCATCGATCGGCCGCTTTCTCTGGCGTCGCCTCGCCCGCATCTATCCGCTGCATCTCGCCACGCTCGCCTTCTACGTAGCGCTTGCCGGCGCGCTGCACTTCGGCGCCGCCCGAACCGACAACCCGGCCCGTTACCCGCTTTCCGACCTTCCTGCGCAGTTCCTGCTGCTTCACGCCTTCATCGGCGAGCGCTTGACGTTCAACTTCCCGAGCTGGTCGCTGTCGGCGGAGATGTTCTGCTATCTGCTTTTCCCGCTCGTCGCGCTGATCGCACAACGCCGTAAGGAGGCGGTCATTGCGCTCGTGGCCATCACCGCGCTCGCCAACTCTGTCTGGGCCGAGGCGGCTGCGACGACGCCATGGGCCGACTGGATCAACCAGGGCGGCGGCTTCAGGGCGCTGCCTGCCTTCAACCTCGGCATGGCCTGCTATCTGTTTCGCGACCAGATCGCGCGTTGGCCCGCGATTCCCGGCGCGCTGGCCGCATCGCTGGCGGCGTTTATCGTGCTGGGCTCCCTGCTGCCGACGATGACCGCCCTGATCGCGGTCTACGCCATCGCGATGCTTGCCGTTCAGGCAGACTGCGCGGGCCGTGAAACGCTGCTGTCGCGGCTCCGATTCGATCGCTGGTCACCGCTGACCTACTCCTGTTACATGCTGCATATTCCGGTTGCGACGGTCATCATCACCTTCGGATCGCGGCTGCTTTCCCTGTCGCCGTATGAACGGCTAGTCCTCGCGCCGGTGGCGATCATCGTCCTTGCATTCGCGAGTGTCGTCTCGCTGCGCACGTTCGAAACGCCGCTGCGGCGATATCTGACCGAGGCTTACGACCGCCGCGCTATCAGGCCCGCACCGTCTCCTGCGATCTCACGGCAGGAGAGCACATGA
- a CDS encoding polysaccharide biosynthesis/export family protein: protein MQLRSSSAGLTLNLLLFVLAIAGISAGLSIHASAQTPPSASSAEGYILGPNDRIRLKVYGEPDITGEYEISNGGQVSIPLAGHIRAAGATTRQLEKSIASALAKGIVRDPRVNVEIAQYRPYYILGEVKKSGEYPYRNGLTVMDAVASAGGFTYRANENKVHLRRAGAGTEETLPLDAPVPVYPGDNIRIPERYF from the coding sequence ATGCAGCTACGGTCGTCCAGCGCCGGCCTGACGCTTAACCTTCTTCTTTTCGTCCTTGCGATCGCCGGCATCAGTGCCGGTCTTTCGATTCATGCTTCAGCACAGACACCGCCATCCGCATCATCTGCGGAGGGTTACATTCTTGGCCCGAACGACCGAATCAGGCTGAAGGTCTACGGTGAGCCCGACATCACCGGCGAATATGAAATCAGCAATGGCGGTCAAGTTTCGATTCCACTCGCGGGCCATATAAGGGCTGCAGGTGCCACGACGCGGCAGCTCGAAAAGTCGATCGCATCCGCGCTCGCAAAGGGAATCGTCCGCGATCCGCGCGTGAACGTCGAGATCGCGCAGTATCGCCCCTATTACATTCTTGGCGAAGTCAAGAAGAGCGGCGAATACCCGTATCGCAATGGGCTGACGGTCATGGACGCGGTCGCAAGCGCCGGCGGGTTCACGTATCGCGCCAATGAGAACAAGGTCCATCTGCGCCGGGCAGGCGCCGGTACAGAGGAGACCTTGCCTCTCGATGCTCCTGTTCCGGTTTATCCGGGCGACAACATTCGGATTCCGGAACGCTACTTCTAG
- a CDS encoding AAA family ATPase: protein MLQRNSDLPYVIPDEPVGRPAESWQYPTVDLREMGRILRRRYKMAVLPALILLGLAVIYLLSTTTLYTATSTVLVDPRRANVVETNQSVLSNFGTDDATIESQTLLIQSVAILVRVVGKLKLTEDAEFQPKPGLLDPIKRLFRSSGPSDGASPEDAAKSRSVEILQKRMKVTRQGTTFLVDIAVNSESPQKAATIANAIADAYFDEQVRTKYDATRIAANWLNGQIDELKSKVVASEKAVEDYRSANNLMVSQGVTLNDQQITDLNNKLIAARVQTAEARAKYEQVQDIAKSGGDPGGINAAISSEMITKLRTQFADIAKNEADLSSKYGARHPLVANVRAQRRDTQRLINEEIRRILESTKHDYDVSRSREASLLQSLDQLQGVSTSSSQAQVRLRELQREAEANRTQYESYLARSKETTAQESLEMPDSRIVTKASIPIRPSSPKTMLILGLAVMLGLGAGSVLAFLADYLDDRVKTIERAEAIAGVPALAAVPLISARELAGLARRGRNELGRYDPKTTKLLPAALQPPLTRYAIDEPGTFFAEAIRSVRLALQRTMRSQPVKVVQVTSALDSEGKTTLAINLAQSLAMLGIRTLLIDGDLRNPQVTRALCPRADAGLLEVAIGQTSPERAILVDPSTGLSILPSTAIKQVEYITELMFSDRIVDVLDYFRHRYELIVIDSPPLVPLVDGRALAELADRIILALAWDQTPGEVLSHAMDLLSPVRDRIMGTVLTRVDLSRLQFYDYYRSSAYLKPYGAASLHAGAAR, encoded by the coding sequence ATGTTACAGCGCAATTCTGACCTGCCCTATGTGATCCCCGACGAGCCTGTCGGCCGCCCGGCCGAAAGCTGGCAGTATCCGACCGTCGATTTGCGCGAGATGGGCCGCATTCTGCGCCGCCGCTACAAGATGGCGGTACTGCCGGCCTTAATCCTCCTTGGGCTGGCGGTGATCTACCTGCTGTCCACCACCACTCTCTATACAGCGACATCGACCGTGCTGGTCGATCCGCGCCGCGCCAACGTCGTCGAGACCAACCAGTCCGTGCTGTCGAACTTCGGCACCGACGATGCGACCATCGAAAGCCAGACGCTGCTGATCCAGTCGGTCGCGATACTGGTGCGCGTCGTCGGCAAGCTGAAGCTGACGGAAGATGCGGAATTCCAGCCAAAGCCCGGCCTCCTCGATCCGATCAAGCGGCTGTTCCGCAGCAGCGGGCCAAGCGACGGCGCCAGCCCCGAGGACGCCGCCAAGTCGCGATCGGTGGAGATCCTTCAGAAGCGGATGAAAGTGACGCGGCAGGGCACTACCTTCCTCGTCGACATCGCCGTTAATTCGGAATCGCCGCAGAAAGCCGCAACCATCGCCAACGCGATTGCCGACGCGTATTTCGACGAGCAGGTTCGCACCAAATACGATGCCACGCGCATTGCCGCGAATTGGCTCAACGGTCAGATCGACGAGTTGAAGTCGAAGGTCGTCGCCTCCGAAAAGGCGGTCGAGGATTATCGTTCCGCCAATAATCTGATGGTGTCCCAGGGCGTAACCCTCAATGACCAGCAGATCACCGACCTCAACAACAAGCTGATCGCCGCGCGCGTGCAAACGGCGGAGGCGCGGGCAAAGTATGAGCAGGTCCAGGACATCGCGAAATCGGGCGGCGATCCCGGCGGCATCAATGCGGCGATTTCCTCCGAAATGATCACGAAGCTGCGTACCCAGTTCGCCGACATCGCCAAGAACGAAGCCGACCTGTCGAGCAAATATGGCGCGCGTCATCCTCTCGTCGCCAACGTCCGGGCGCAACGGCGCGACACCCAGAGGCTGATCAACGAGGAAATCCGGCGAATACTGGAGAGTACCAAGCACGACTACGACGTCTCGCGTTCGCGCGAAGCGTCGCTGCTGCAAAGCCTCGACCAGCTTCAAGGCGTGTCCACTTCGTCAAGCCAGGCGCAGGTGCGCTTGCGCGAGTTGCAGCGCGAGGCCGAGGCCAACCGCACACAGTATGAATCCTATCTGGCGCGCTCCAAGGAAACGACGGCGCAAGAGAGCCTGGAGATGCCGGATTCCCGGATCGTGACCAAGGCCAGCATTCCGATCAGGCCGTCATCGCCCAAGACCATGCTGATCCTGGGCCTCGCCGTGATGCTCGGCCTCGGCGCGGGCAGCGTGCTGGCATTTCTTGCCGACTATCTCGACGACCGTGTGAAGACGATCGAACGCGCCGAAGCCATTGCGGGCGTGCCCGCCCTTGCCGCGGTTCCCTTGATCAGTGCGCGCGAGCTCGCCGGCCTCGCCCGGCGCGGACGCAACGAACTCGGCCGCTACGACCCGAAGACCACGAAACTTCTGCCGGCGGCGCTGCAGCCGCCCTTGACGCGTTACGCGATCGACGAACCCGGTACATTCTTCGCGGAAGCGATCCGTTCCGTTCGCCTCGCCCTGCAACGGACGATGCGATCGCAGCCGGTGAAGGTCGTACAGGTCACCTCCGCGCTCGACAGCGAGGGCAAGACGACGCTTGCGATCAACCTGGCGCAGTCGCTGGCCATGCTCGGCATCCGAACGCTCCTCATCGATGGCGATCTCCGCAACCCGCAAGTGACCCGCGCACTCTGTCCGCGGGCCGATGCCGGACTTTTGGAAGTCGCGATCGGCCAGACCTCGCCGGAGCGCGCCATTCTTGTCGATCCCAGCACCGGGCTTTCGATTCTGCCGTCCACCGCGATCAAGCAGGTCGAATACATCACGGAGCTGATGTTCTCCGATCGGATCGTCGACGTGCTCGATTACTTCCGCCACCGCTACGAATTGATCGTGATCGACTCGCCGCCGCTGGTGCCCCTAGTCGATGGCCGCGCGCTCGCTGAACTGGCCGATCGCATCATTCTGGCGCTGGCCTGGGACCAGACTCCGGGTGAAGTGCTGTCCCATGCCATGGACCTGCTGTCCCCGGTCCGCGACCGGATCATGGGCACGGTGCTGACCCGCGTCGATCTCAGCCGCCTGCAGTTCTATGACTATTACCGCAGCTCCGCCTATCTCAAGCCATACGGCGCCGCGAGCCTCCATGCAGGAGCGGCGCGGTGA
- a CDS encoding outer membrane beta-barrel protein, producing the protein MPRRRRFSLLPVPAVAILLGLGSSANAQAIPWTSGEFASPWNAQKIFEPSSLPDRTDPESREEIPPEDMPVKKRQQPGYEPIGIRSGSWMFNPSLTAGTFYDSNVFASNTAPRSDIAAVIEPTLRAHSLWGRHGVDLKLDAQSTAYSQFSSLNQTNASLKGNGWLDITKDTMLLGSFQIAHLNEGVGTLTSPANAISPTPYNLMSGDVTLRKEFNRLTTSVGFRTDSYDYGSTRAQDGSVINQDARDGQIYALHSRIDYAISSTLGWFGGVEGNQRDIRGTPGHTLDSQGYRALSGITIGLSNLVTGEFGAGYVQQRFDDPSIGTIEGPSYRARLTWRPTRLLDVHVNAEQLVTQTTDTSATGVLANAVQLGLDYELRRNVIVSLAGGYENDKFFGQLRKDNVLTSDTRVKYLVNRFAAVSAYYRYTKRESDVSTFSFDKHLVGMNVTAQF; encoded by the coding sequence GTGCCCCGCCGACGCCGCTTCAGCCTGTTGCCCGTCCCGGCGGTTGCAATCCTGCTGGGTCTTGGATCGTCGGCGAATGCACAGGCCATTCCGTGGACCAGCGGGGAATTCGCATCACCCTGGAACGCGCAGAAGATCTTCGAACCGTCGTCGCTGCCGGACCGGACCGACCCGGAAAGCCGCGAAGAGATACCGCCCGAGGACATGCCGGTGAAGAAGCGACAACAGCCCGGCTATGAACCCATCGGCATTCGTTCCGGCTCCTGGATGTTCAATCCGTCGCTGACCGCCGGCACTTTTTATGACAGCAACGTCTTTGCGTCGAACACCGCGCCGCGTTCCGATATCGCGGCCGTGATCGAGCCGACGCTGCGCGCGCATTCGCTATGGGGGCGGCATGGCGTCGATCTGAAGCTGGATGCGCAGTCGACGGCCTATAGCCAGTTTTCGAGCCTGAACCAGACCAATGCCAGCCTGAAGGGCAATGGCTGGCTGGACATCACGAAAGACACGATGCTGCTGGGCAGCTTTCAGATCGCGCATCTGAACGAAGGCGTCGGCACGCTCACTTCCCCCGCCAACGCCATATCGCCGACGCCATACAATCTGATGTCCGGCGACGTCACGCTGCGCAAGGAATTCAACCGGCTGACGACATCGGTCGGCTTCCGTACCGATTCCTACGACTACGGATCGACGCGCGCGCAGGACGGCAGCGTCATCAACCAGGACGCCCGCGACGGACAGATCTACGCGCTGCACAGCCGGATCGACTATGCGATCTCTTCCACCCTCGGCTGGTTCGGCGGCGTGGAAGGCAATCAGCGCGACATCCGGGGAACGCCGGGCCATACCCTGGACTCGCAAGGGTATCGCGCACTGTCCGGCATCACGATCGGCTTAAGCAATCTGGTTACCGGCGAATTCGGCGCCGGCTACGTGCAGCAGCGTTTCGACGATCCTTCGATCGGCACCATCGAAGGCCCCTCCTACCGCGCGCGGCTGACATGGCGGCCAACGCGCCTGCTCGACGTGCACGTCAATGCCGAGCAGCTCGTGACGCAGACCACCGACACCAGTGCCACCGGCGTGCTCGCGAACGCGGTGCAACTCGGCCTCGACTACGAACTGCGGCGCAACGTCATCGTGTCACTCGCGGGCGGCTACGAGAACGACAAGTTTTTCGGCCAGCTCCGCAAGGACAACGTGCTGACGTCAGACACGCGCGTCAAATACCTCGTCAACCGCTTCGCGGCCGTGTCCGCCTACTACCGCTACACCAAGCGCGAGAGTGACGTCTCCACCTTCAGCTTCGACAAACACCTGGTAGGCATGAATGTTACAGCGCAATTCTGA
- a CDS encoding VpsF family polysaccharide biosynthesis protein (VpsF, distantly related to oligosaccharide ligases, is encoded next to the probable flippase VpsE.): protein MRGPVTEPAGVAQLRRRPLASPAPRPDSHAYRRAANADAFIERIAAGLLLLAVIATFTLSSSVLTNWKIHYLTAGGNFLEKLHPATYFTLLAFSLLLIRSHGPVGEINRMFSESKLLLAYLLCWLFLLIQVVVLERPFTVIIDTFLLPILIAMVMWQLSPSQKRPLVWAIHFTILLNVVLGYYEYFSGHRMIPLTLGDVVVMGEWRSAALLGHPLTASGIVGAYVLALVLRPAICPPLLVRLPLIALSLGSLMAFGGRTSLVTVLAMIGLVGGFEAFRLMQGRRMPLPAAILAICVLFAAGAIVFAALDLGIFDKMLLRFSSDKGSTLARFATFSLLSHFDWYELILGPNPVRVNALQSQLGLNYGIENFWIASVVQFGLVHTVLMTVGLVCFFVELLRRSSRAAWAIVLLIVIIAASSVSFSSKNIQLAQFVILISVLLPREPRRVAVPSQVRPPVSYRSVPA from the coding sequence ATGCGCGGACCGGTGACCGAACCAGCCGGCGTCGCACAGCTGCGTCGTCGCCCCCTTGCGTCACCGGCGCCGCGGCCGGACTCCCATGCATATAGGCGCGCTGCGAATGCCGACGCGTTCATCGAACGGATCGCGGCCGGCCTGTTACTGCTGGCCGTGATTGCAACATTCACGCTCTCGTCCTCCGTTCTGACCAACTGGAAAATTCACTATTTGACGGCGGGCGGCAATTTTCTCGAAAAGCTGCACCCGGCAACCTACTTCACGTTGCTCGCATTCTCTCTCCTGTTGATACGCAGCCACGGCCCCGTCGGTGAGATCAACCGGATGTTTTCCGAATCGAAGCTGCTGCTGGCCTATCTGCTCTGCTGGCTGTTCCTTCTGATCCAGGTGGTCGTGCTCGAACGCCCGTTCACGGTCATCATCGACACGTTTCTGTTGCCGATCCTGATCGCGATGGTGATGTGGCAGTTGTCACCGTCGCAAAAACGCCCGCTGGTCTGGGCCATTCATTTCACAATCCTCCTGAACGTCGTGCTCGGCTATTACGAGTATTTCTCCGGCCACCGGATGATCCCGTTGACACTCGGTGACGTCGTGGTGATGGGAGAATGGCGCTCCGCGGCGCTGCTGGGCCATCCGCTCACGGCATCCGGCATCGTCGGCGCCTACGTGCTGGCGCTGGTGCTTCGTCCGGCGATTTGTCCGCCACTCCTGGTGCGGCTGCCGCTGATCGCGCTCTCTCTGGGATCGCTGATGGCCTTTGGCGGCCGAACGTCGCTGGTCACGGTGCTGGCGATGATCGGGCTGGTCGGCGGCTTTGAGGCATTCCGCCTGATGCAGGGACGGCGAATGCCGCTTCCCGCGGCAATTCTCGCCATCTGTGTGCTGTTTGCTGCAGGCGCCATCGTCTTCGCCGCGCTCGACCTCGGCATTTTCGACAAGATGCTGCTGCGCTTCTCCTCCGACAAGGGCAGCACGCTGGCGCGCTTCGCCACCTTCAGCCTGCTCTCGCACTTCGATTGGTATGAACTGATCCTCGGCCCCAACCCGGTTCGGGTGAATGCGCTGCAGTCGCAGCTCGGCCTCAACTACGGCATCGAAAACTTCTGGATTGCCTCCGTCGTCCAGTTCGGCCTCGTCCACACCGTCCTGATGACGGTCGGACTGGTCTGCTTCTTCGTCGAATTGCTGCGCCGTTCGAGCCGGGCGGCATGGGCCATCGTGCTGCTGATCGTCATCATCGCCGCCAGTTCGGTGAGCTTCTCGTCGAAGAACATTCAGCTCGCGCAGTTCGTGATCCTCATTTCGGTCTTGCTGCCGCGCGAGCCGCGGCGCGTTGCCGTGCCCTCGCAAGTCCGCCCGCCTGTCAGCTACCGGTCCGTTCCGGCATAA